Part of the Cyprinus carpio isolate SPL01 chromosome A12, ASM1834038v1, whole genome shotgun sequence genome, gcggtgtgtgacgctgtttcgttgagaaagtgaaactactttgtttggccttccaaaagaggacacaactagaaatcatgtttatatcacgttaaTAATGGCTTTcagtgtttatgtctcatcgctctggccggacagggcatcacagtatgttaaggggtgtaacatttccgtcacatgcttgaggtattcggccagtcacaatgcactgaatagctggtcaatcacagcacacctcgcttttcagaccgatgagctttgtacaAATCGATGAAGAAggtgcatagaggagaaacaataatgtacagtatgtggaaaataatgtgttttttaacctttcattacaccaaatacaccaaataatgttctttttagcagcatcatttgacccctttaatagttctgcaactgctcaaaaaaaataacatatttcaacaGCTGTGATTTATCCTTgaatgtacacacacagacatatttaaCGTGTGTTTATAAAGTATGtctatacacacataaatacatgacagacagctagatagatagacagctagatagatagctagatagatagttTGTCATTGAGTGTGaaagaaagatagacagatagatagataaatagatagatagatagatagatagatagatagatagatagatagatagatagatagatagatagatagatagatagatagatagatagatagatagatagatagatagatagatagatagatagatagatagatagatagatagacagaaacaGGACATGCAGGTGACACTACACTTGTTTCAATTCATATATGTTAATGGAAAGATGTTCACACATTCAGAGAACGTTTCAGTGAACAATTCAAAAGGTGATGCATTCATAGGCCGTTTCATAAGATTCATACTGTAGATTGtgcatgcaagtgtgtgtgtgtgtgtgtgtgtgtgtgtgtgtgtgtgtgtgtgtgtgtgtgtgtgtgtgtgtgtgtgtgtgtgtgtgtgtgtgtgtgtgtgtgtgtgtgtgtgtgtgtgtgtgtgtgtgtgtgtgtgtgtgtgtgtgcaagcttGTGTGgaggtgagaaaaaaaagtcacacatcatctaaatctgctgtaaatacATCTTTGATAGATAGTGTCTATCAAATGAGGATGGCACTTGGACAGCTGAGTTGTTGCTCAGGCTTCGATAATGATGGAGGAGAAAGACAACTCATTACTGCTGAGTACCATGGCTGCTTGAGCCTGACTGTGGATGCTCAGGAGCCCAGGGGGCCAAATGAAGGACACAATGAGCACAACGGTAAGAAAATCCAATGCTATGGCTCATTGGCCAGCAACAGAAGACAACTTAACAGATCACTGGTGGTGTGAGCTGGTTAACACCGATTGGCCTGTGGTTTCTTATGACACGTTCTACGAATACAAATTAAGGCTGAACATCCAGTACTTTGCCTATATTGAGGTTGGTTTGttcttttgtattaaatattggTTTATAAGGCAAGATTATGCAACTGTGCTGCTGGTTCTCTCTTACTCAGCTAATGCAGATTTCTTTGGGTCATATGGCAATTTGTGTGAATGTGGGACTGAGAAAGAGGCAGAGAGCTAAATTCTCCActaactgagagagagaaagttgaTGAGATGTGACCTTGCACCAAACAGCTTTGGTAGTGGATGATTCATTTAACATCTTATTAAAATGCAGTGAACTtcttgtatgcatgtatgtatgtatgtatgtgtatatatgtagtCCTTATTGCCATTTGCAATTAatcaaaatgtgcagtatacataTTACTGACAATACATATTGATAATGGTAGCTGAAATTAAaagcttttgaattttttatttttttttatttgagctggtttacatttacattgaaaaatattaaagaaaataaagcaccAAGAGTTGGTGTTGTTTACACtacttatactatatataattatcTGTGGTTGTCAAATTCATGTGAACATATGCATGTTAAAAAAGTGATTGGTCACACATCCCCACTGAAGTGTAAAACTGAAATGTCTTTCCTGATATATCTAACACCATCTCAAAAACTATGAGTCTTTTTATAATAAAGCACCGAAGGTTTTTGTGACTTTGGTCTACACATAATCAGATAAACTGCATCTGATGACAGTTTCTGTTTCTTTGCATCTAAGACAGCTGGCATGTTTTACCATAAAACTTACTTTTTGATGATTATCATAAATGTGTTAGACTTATTTGATTGTTGTGCATTTGAATTATGAATCTTTTGAGTAAGCTATATAAAAATGAACACATAATCTGatcaatttttttgttaaaaataaatgagtaTCAGTGGAAGGAAGGTTGTgagttaaaggagtagttcactttcagaatgaatattctgtcaccatttactccctccacttgttccaaacctgtaagagtttcttctgttgaacacaactgacttccatagtaggagggaaaaaaatactatggaagtcaatggtgctcaTCAACTGTGTTCAGATCCCAACATTTTTCGAAATATTTTGAGCTTTTGTGTTCATCAAAAGAAAgtcttacagttttggaacaagtGGGgggagtaaatggtgacagaattttcattctgaaagtgCACTACTCCTTTAAGTAATAGAGAATGTACAGTCATCCAGtcattattgcaatataaaccacactgatttattttattattgataatgaAAGACTGATCACTTATTAAATATATAGCAAGCATATAAATAATTGAagtttaaaaattgatttttgagttaaatttattttatgacGTTTGAAGAAAGAGACTGCAGAGTGCTGCGAAAGACTAGCAGAGCTAGGAAATCACTTTGTGAGGACTGAGGCTTTTTAGAAATTTGGTTGCCATGGTGAGTTACTGCAGAGTCAGATGATTTGAAATTAGACTGTTTTCTTCTCTGTGCCAGTCATGTGTTATGTTCTCACTGGTGGAGTGACACATATCACAGTTAAATAGTGTTACCAACTGTCATGAACATAATTGTAAACCATTGTTATGTGCTGAAGCATATCACcttattattgcttttatatgTCACACAGCTAAGTACTAATATTGCTGATACTCTGATAGTCATTGTCAGTTATACAGTAATGTGTTAATATACTAAATGTAGATGAAGTGCAGTTTCTTCTTAGCAGATTagaagactgtaaaaaaaaaacctagttttgtgaatttatgtgacaacatatatttttaaatagaaattttatataGAAAGAATGAAACAGTGAGGACAGAGAATTTATTCAAGTACTCATGTAATGCTATTTCAGTGCATTTAGCACCTGGTTAAACTTGATCGCAGGTGGTTATGAGACTAAAACGGTTTAGTTAATTCACTCTAacttgtctctctctttctcagtcactcccttctcattctctctctctttctcctgctctctctaCAGAGTAAATCTGGCTTTGGCCTATACTGAACTAACAGAAGAGTTGGGCAAGTTTCAGGCTCTGACCTCGAAACAGACAGAGATATTGCGGAAAGTCTCACAGGAGCCGGCAAGCCCAGGTATGAGGACAAGGGCCCGGTAAAGCATCTCCATATGTCgtccatatatatacacattcagtCAGAGACATAGATATTTAAACAACTGTGATTACACTTTAAACAGTCATGAAAATACACTATATGTCCAAAAGTATGTAGACACCTTCTAATTATTGGTTTGTATAGTAGAAAGAGCTCAGTGTCTTTTCTAATGTGGCATTGTCACAGGATTCCacaagtaaaatattttacagggaaatattttataaaatatgtttgtattataaaaaaatatatatatctatactaaccctaaccctttttctaaaaatattttagtattacttaatattctaatgccTTAACTGTTGGACCCACGGCACTCAGTGAAGTCCTTTGAGATGAATTGGAACATCCACTGCCAACGCCTGACCTTACTGATGCTCATACATTTTGCCATGTAGTGTAATGAAGACCTGGTTTAggtaataatcatattttcatacTTTAATGAACCTCTTTTGTAATAAAACCAATTTGTCAAACTCATCAAAATTCAGCACAAGTGGGTGTGTAAACAGGcgctttttttttagcattgcatGCTTGTTTGCGGTCTGGTTAAATTCCACAAGGAATATTTTTGCTGACATGTTCTGATTGCCTCTCATGTTGCATGTCTCTTAAGAGTTTGAGAACATAAGCAACTCCCGCTTATCTTTTTAACACCTCTGCTCTCAACTGCACAACCCATTTGATATAGGAAACCAGACCAAAAAGCAGAAGCAGagatggaggggaaaaaaaccttactgattcATAGATAGAAGGACTGATTTCTCTAAATAACTGATTACAATCTTACGATTGCAGGAAGCTGAGTATATTCACATTAGACGTATTATTGAGTGACATATGCATCTTCTGTACAGGATCTTGTGTGCCTGTTGTTAGTCAGAAAGTTGTTTAGAAGTAGCCTACTGCAGGTGCTGGGGTGAATGCACAggaaaacaatatgaaaatatcTCAAAGAGGAAATGTGAGGGGAAAGAGGAAGTCATTACAGACGTCTATCTGTCCATTAGGGACTGTGCTCTTTACTCCgccctttaaaatattattccGGTAATAAAATGAACCATGCTacctttaatgaaataaaatattcagacaTTTTATATGTGAATTTAACTATATAAATTTAGCAGAAACTACGTCATTGCCAATGTTTTAATTTGTAGACCATATTCACTTTGTGTCTTAGTTCAGTTGTATGTGATTTTGTGCTGATGTAAGTTGtaatatgttgttgttgtgtgtttgtgtgtgtgtgtgtgtgtgtgtgtgtgtgtgtgtgtgtgtgtgtgtgtgtgtgtgtgtgtgtgtgtgtgtgtgtgtgtgtgtgtgtgtgtgtgtgtatcaatgCATGCTAATTTCTTGTGATGGCATAATTTTAAtcaacagtattttaaatgaaactgttTAAATATTGTCATGATGCATTTTTCGTCTTGTCTTTGTTACTGCTGATGAAAATAAATTGTCATTACATTTGCGATATATACAGAGCCCCGAAAATATatgtaaggttcattagttaacattagttaactacttctacagcatttgttaatgttaagttcaacatttattaatgtattattaaaatcaaaagttgtgcttgataacattaaattactaaatattgtagaaacttaattttctgtaaagttgcttttaaatgatttgtatcataaaaatcGCTATACaaatattgaactgaattgaacattagttaatacaccttgaattaacatgaactaacagtgaatgACTGTATttccattaactaacattaacaaagatgaacaaatattgtaataaatgtactgttcatggtttgttcatgttagttaatgcattaactaactaacattaactaatggaaccttattgtaaagtgttaccgaatatatattttttgaggcCACAAATTAGAATTTGCTCCTTCATTTTGGTAAACGATGGCCACATTatactaatttatttttgatcgaattcaaatgagggaacaaattacaCATagccacgttttttttttttttttttttttttttaatgaggaaaaagatttaaataaaatgaggaaatgaattaaaaagttgtGGGAATAAATTCGGGCTTCATTAAAACAGGGCTTTATAGCGATAAAACGGATGTAGCATCAGATTTTTGttgtgacatacatccaagtCTAACAGATTacttataaagaaaaaagtaggATGGGAACTTGGTTTTATGTATCGGTTgctgattggattttgagatgtggagGAGGCAAAAATGGAGGCAGATGAATGTGAGATTGCAGAGGCAGAGTTTAAGCGGACTAAATGAGGGGAAAGTCCAGCaaacatcaccagagagaagtctgtcatcTGACCAGtagttatattttgattaaataaattacttatatgacttatatatacaatatatgagGCTGACTTTAGAGCAATTTCATAAGTAATTTTGTTGACAAGATTTACACTGATCTCAAGCATTTAATCAGTGAGTTTGTTTAAACATGTCTTGTGTCTTATATTCATTCTGCAGAacgtttttccctttttttatgtCCTGTGTTTATTTTCTAGTTCAGCGCCACTCTCCTGTCCCTCACCAGAGGCATTCTCCTGTTCCACAGCGACATTCCCCAATCCAACAGCGGCATTCCCCCATTCAGCAGCGTCATTCTCCTGTTCCCCAGCGCCGCTCGCCTGTTCTGCAGCGTCTCTCTCCAGACATGCACCGCCGCTCACCTCTGCCTGAGCTCAGCGACGGCCCTGCATCCTATTCCTGCAGGCCCACTTCCCACCACTTGAGGGCAAGTTTCCAAGGAAGACGCAGTTACTCTGAAGTAGCCGATCCGTCGGCTTATCAACGGCCCCCGCGGTTCACTCTGGACCCGGTGTCCACTTTGCCAAAACCTCGACCATATGTCGATAGCTACCataagcagcagcagcaacagcaacagcagcaacaacaacagcaacatggAGGAAGCCAGCACATGTTAGTTCAAAGACAGAGCTCTCAGTCTGGGGTTGGAGGTGATGGGGGATTGGCTGAATCACCTCGGCTGACCAGGGAGCTGTCTTTCCACCACTCGGATGTGTCCCACTTGCATTTTGAGCCTCAGCCCAGCCCAGCACCTCTGCATCCATCCCCACAGCCTCCACAGTCctcagaggatgaggaggagtgGTCCTGCCCTCATCCCATCAGTCCTCCACGAACACTGGGGGTGTCGAGTCCCTCATCAAGCTCTAGAGGCCCCGCCTCTTGTTCTGCTTTCCCCATTCCTTCCCGTCCCAACACCCTAAGCTGTCACCCACCTGGATACCTGCACGCAGAGCACGCCCAGTCTTGGCCATCCATCAATGTAAGTAGCAAATCACATTCAGTGGCCAGATTAACCTacctaggctcattggaaaaagttgtgcctgtggtgacatttctgcaaaattatgtTACATTGCTTCTTGCTCATTTTGTGACTCTTTTGAGGCAAAATGTATAATGAGTGGCACTAAAAGAAAGTTCAGTTTTATCCATAACAGATGAACACACATCTGACTTGTAGCCCAAGTATGCCATATTGTAAATGCAATCCTTGTAtcaggtgagctaccgagcaagtttactacatcagaaaatcCACCTATATGGATAtgcactttcagaaaaaaaggtacaaaagttgtcactggggtggtaccttttcaaaaggcacaactttgtacctaaagagtaaATTTTGGTCCCTtgaaggtacatattagtacctaaagtgtacatattagtacctaaaaggtacaaaagtgtacctttcgaaaaggtaccgccccagtgacagcttttgtaccttttttttcttagagtgtggttatgtgatgcaaatgtcaaaatatatcaGTTTACAAATCATGTATTATTGTTTTGAGGACATAATGTAGTATTGTGCATAGAACGCAATTTGGCATagaacaaaatgtattaatagatTATCTCTTCCTGTAATCATAAtctgtgtgaaaaggaataaaagttgttggtgtttgaATAAATAGATATGTtattggagttttgcaaaaatgtaggtagaggcacatTTTTCCAGTAAACCTATTTTGAGAATATAACAGAGGTGAAAATTTCTACACCATTTGTGTCACCCAACagaattacaaattattatttttttcagactgGATTCCTCAAACTTGTGCAACATTCAGAATAAAATTgagaatatttttaacaaaaaaaaaaaagaaaggtttgctaaatcaaactttaaatggtGACTTGACAAAATGCcttaaattttgaaatgtaatctaAATTTGTTTCCTAATTACTTTTGTATATAAAATTTGTAGAGCAGTGTGGAATAACAATTAATTTCCTAGAATACCATtactcattacatttttttaaaaattcctgTAATCCCAATTCAACTTCCTCTAGGGTTTGgccaaataaatacaatataaatgagAACTTATGACTTGAAAGGGATATTCCTAATGCACAACTGGGGGTGTCTGTTATTGGCTGTACAAACAGATAACCCGCCCCCAAACTCACTCCATTGATTGAGCCACCGTTGCTGTGTCTGGCTGCTCAAACCAACGcagaaatattttgaaagcaCCATGGAGACACAGTGTTTACAGAGAAAATCATAATCAAATGGCTTACGTATACTGTAGCTGTCTGTGCCAAACAAGCTGAAGAAGGAGAAGATAGTTCAAAttcaataaaatacacatttcacctttattgtatctgtttgattttaaaatgtggatTTTAAACATTACGGCTTTCAAACATATTACGGTGTCCTTTACAGCTGTGGATGGAGACAGAGGAGGAGGGTGACGTCAGGAGCTGTCCGCTGTGCCAGCTAATCTTCCCTGTTGGTTACCCCGATGATGCCTTGATCAAGCACATTGACTCACACCTGGAGAACAGCAAGATCTGACACCCACAGCATCTCCATGACCTTCTGTTGTTCCACAGTTACATTCACTCTTTGCTCCCGGTATTTTTAGCTGGGTGCCTTCAGACAGAATGTAGGCGATGCACCTGTGGCCATTCTCACAAGTCGgctcatatatctatatatcttgcTGCTTTACAACACAAAATTCTTGAAAAATgttaactttcttttttaaatactgcAATTAAACACTAAACCAAACTGACTGATGATATTGCAATATTAAGGCTCTCATTTCAGCTTTTAACTACAGTTCCCATGATTTGCATTATTTACACTTCAGTGTGGTCATATTAGTCATATGGAAAATGGTTGCAATTTCAGCACTTTATATAAACACTTAATATCCAGTTTACCTTTATCAATATTACTAACACTGAGGCAAAAAGTAAAaccttataaatataatttattttctaatacTCCAGGGTCTTACCCTTAAATATATCTTAGTTTGGCAGGACGTCCCTTTAACACAACTGGATTATTTGTAATTATCTGTAAATTCACAATCACATCTATTTTGTTTGTCTTCCGGGGCATTTGGTTGTACaaaaattttttcttaaaaatattcttaaagaaTTTCCTCTCATAATATACATAATGATTGCAGCTCTGTGCACACAGTTTTAGCCAACCACGGACAAAACACCAGTAACTGTTGTTTCTCAAGACAGTATTACTGTGATTTCCATAGTACATTAAGACAGTGGATggttttgatcattttttatgtaattacttAAGAAAAATtgctttaacaaaatatatttgttcttCTGATCACACCACAGAGTGCAATCTGTTTTATcagttcaaactttttttttatgtactgtaaatgtatacCTGTATTTAAAGCCAATTATATCTATTAACCTGTAAATtcagctatatataatataaatgtgcacTTTTCAAGCTTGGATAAGAGCAAATGGATTGCTGAAGATTAAAAGAAAACTACTGGAACTGCTAATTCAAGTTTTGTATTGCTGTGATCTAAATGATCACAGCACCCAGTTGAGTGTTTAATTAGCGAAGTGTTTAATCATATTTCTATTCCCTATTCTTCCAGGTGTACCTTATATTATATGTTAAAGTCTTCTTTGTATTTTCCCTGATTCTGCAGACTTTGTGAAAATGAGGGCACTGGATCTGCTACTGACCCAAATACAGAGGAACTAAAATGGGAAAGTAGCACAAAGAAGTCATCACTGGTGCACATGTGCAAAAATTACGAAGCCAGATATAGTGGAGTGCAAAATAAGAAGCTGTCCACTGTCTATCAAATAACTGGTTGGAGGTTTAATTCAATTGGTCATCCAATTTTATATGGTAATATTCTGGAAAATACTATTCCAGATGTTGTAACTATATGAATCGTCTATGATGTCACCATTCAACATAcatgaaatactaaaaaaaacaagtGCAGATAAACTGAAATGCCATCAATACAACCAAAGACATagtctgctttatttttaatttcttttcacaTGATGACCAAGTACTATTTAAGAATATGACCCATAAATATGGTGCAACTGAAACacgtggatttttttttttttttttttaatgaatagtgtgCAGACGTGGACAGATGCAGCTTAAGTGTAAAGACAATCCATTTCTGCATAATCAcccacatatataaatatatataacttgttTTGCACACTTGTCCATGAACATGCAGAGTAGAAGCAAAGTAAAACTTCAGCCACTATTCACAAAGATTCGCTCAGGAGTTATTTAAAGAGCTATTGTTGTTACCTTgctcctttttattattatttctgcaaAGGCAAATTAGCAAACTGAATGCTTTTCTGGATGCTCTAAGACAAGTGAATGATCTCTCTTTTGCCGTGTAGTTTGGTGTGTGGTTTCTTTGTGATATTCTTTAATAGCTCAGGGGATAAAACTTTGTGAATATGGCTCCTTGACCATACACAATTAACTTCCACTGGGACATTGTGAGAACTCGCCAAATCTATTGAAGATCTAAGAGGACACTAATGGGGTAGAAATATTTTGTCATACCAACAAGGTactctaaagaaagaaagagaaaaaaggaaaaaagacgtgaaaatgaatgcatattgtgtcaaaaaatattctgtaaatattatgaaataaactgGAACATGCACTGATTTGGAGTCTATGTGTCTCATTTGGAGAATATGGctaaaattatccacaaataatgttttttgtttgtttgtttgtttgtttgtttttgttttttgtatgatcAATCATCTCCAAGAAGAAATGCAAAACatgctaaataaattttttaaaaaaatccaagattgAATTCAagaataatatagcataatgagagatttacaacaATGGTCGATCATTTTTGACAAGAAATACCAAATTGGGTAAAAGAGTTTTAGCACAGCACAAGAGTTAAATAGGATCAAAGTGAACTGATAATTTATAGAACAGTATAATCTgcatggattatttatttatttacagtatttatttttggggggtgggggaaGGATTTGATCTCTTGTAATATATATCTTAGAAAGAAagatgtctctctttttttttttgcttttttttttcaaaatccacCATACTGTTTATATTCACTGAACTGATAGCAACAATACAGATGGTTTTGTCAAAGTGCTGTTTTAAAACTATCATCTGCTTTCCTCTAATTCCCCCACCCCACTTCCGACCCTTTGTGTCATTGCTCTGCCACATGCGTACACTTTCAGTGAGAGAAACACTTTTTTCAAGTTCACAGGATGGCCCGCCCATCCGCTCAAAACCACATGCTCTCCGTGAAGAGCTCAgtactctgtctttctctcttttcttttctttcttgacagagtcacacaaaaacacatcacataGGCAAATGCCTCCACCTCAAATATGTCAGCAGATATGGGTCATAGGTTTTAGGggtgttaattaaaactaaagcaCAAAGGGAAATCAAAGCCAAGTGGatttatgaattataattaattagaatttatgaattataattcattacaagcattaagtatttttttcattgctttgGGGAAGTTAATAAGATTGgcctaaaaaggttttttttttttttttttttttttgccaatatttATGCCTAAATCTACAATATTTAACTGTTGAGAACAGTGAATGAAATATATTGGCTaataatttccaaaaataaattgttcataGATGTTTTTCACCTTTTGTCTGACGTTCAtgggaaaataaaatagaacttGATGGACCATGATAAGGGTTCACCATTAGTGGTTAacacaaatatttatatgttGCTGCGGTCATCTTCACACTTTTGTTAAGGCCTTACACAAAATAACTAAAGGCCTCAAAAGTAAACAATTGGATAAATCCAGAAACGTTTTGTGAAGTCGGATTGACATATACAAGCATATGTATCaccatggataaaaaaaaattattaaaaaaaaaatcacaataaacacacactatTCATGGCCATAAATATGTGTTTTCCAAAACCATTGGCATTAATAGTGAGTTGGTCCTACCTTTTGCTGCTGTATCTGGGAAGACTGTATCTGCGAAGACATAAGTCACAGTAAGCGTCTCAGTTCATGTGTTCAGTGCTATTAACATTTATGATTTTGCTGCCAGTCAAGTTCTTTCAAACCggtaaattatttctttatggATCTAATTTCTATGCCCAGTCATATTGTCATGCTGGAACAGGAAAGGTGCACTAAAAGTGTGCATGCTTCATGATTGACTGTATGCATCTGCTAGTAATGGGTGCAGTTGAAATAGCAAAACCTGTTAATTAAAAGGGGGTGTGTTTTGTTACTCTCTCATGATATTAATCTcaattgtgacatttttaataaaagagagaaaaaagaggtaTAAATTTTACCCCTTTATATGAACCCATAATAACTTCCTTATATGAAACCCTTTAGGTTTTGGGCTCAAACTTAAATTTGCTTACTTAATTATCTAATCCTAGTACAGTACCATAAGATACAATAggtaaaaggtacatctttgaaTCTTATTTACCCTTAAATGCTACATATTaataacttaaatgtaaaaagagTTGTGTTCCTTTTTTCTAAGAGTGAACTGTTTCATCTCTGGATTTCACTTTCAGaaagaaaggtacaaaagctgtcactggggcagcaCCTTTTCAAAAGATATTAATACGTACACTATAGGTACacatatgtacctttaaggtactaaaatgcatactttaggggtaaataaggtaccttttgaaagggtaacCCCACCCCCACAGTGGcagcttttgtgccttttttctgagagtgtccAAAAAGCTCTTATTACACTATACAGTAGgcctaaaaattttaaatgcataataagagctataaaaaaaaggttgcatgttttgtgttttgctgttGAGCTTTGGCCTGGCAACACTGGTCAAAAATAAACTAGCTAGCTGCCAACAACACCGTGCATCTATTTCCTTAATACCATGCAGTTTAACTAGCCAAACAGTTTAAGTTAGCAACAAAATATCACATCTCACGCTTAAACCCATTTGCTTCTCTATCCCTGTGTCTCCCACATTTTCCACTAGATGGCCAGGAAGATCACAAGAACAAGGTATTTCACCATCCATGTGCAACATAGACAACATTCGGTGTGGAGAATAacacagagaaagagatagatagatagatagatagatagatagatagatagatagatagatagatagatagatagatagatagatagatagatagatagatagatagatagatagatagatagatagatagatagatagatagatagatagatagatagatagatagatagatagatagatttttcaCAATTAAAGATGGTATAGTTAATTGTTGCCTAATCATTCCTAACCGCATAGTTGCTgagaaaaaatctaaatgacaACTAGCTGCTGCCTATTTAATAATCAGGACTTTGTTAATATGTACTGAAAATTTCTTCTAGTTTTACCGtcaccatcacaaacacacgTAGCCCACCGAGAAACAACAATGCATTGGATTTCCCCAGTAAGTGCCCATATGTCCTACATGTAAAACAAAGTGAGTTTGATAGCATGCTAGAGGATCAAACAGAGCAGGGATCAAACAGCGGATAGTAGAAGTGAATCTGTTTGCACAATGAGCCAATCAGTGCAGTGCGAGGCAACGACATGGAGCAT contains:
- the LOC109077178 gene encoding TANK-binding kinase 1-binding protein 1-like, with product MESLFGGQLGLLGGNEGLKEDGCGVGWSNSPLSEDMYSASHFALISAYQDIKTRLAGLERENADIKRKLKIYEIKFPMIGEFGDDRNSYCSFEPKDTVLLQSENGSLQQRVNMLTLELQKSKEREEQLEDVIQAYEKIHMEKSSLQRDLDKMTSLVEKHVERIHSLEAALRQRESSLHKLNTQLHNKDMQYLQLHSPDSHMLDCPMTLQSSRSLDTLSDLKLQRLEAELEGARHEAQGACQREEELKAECDRLREELGELQSNQRQREVSSTCGQCDVEWIKKAGDEQVNLALAYTELTEELGKFQALTSKQTEILRKVSQEPASPVQRHSPVPHQRHSPVPQRHSPIQQRHSPIQQRHSPVPQRRSPVLQRLSPDMHRRSPLPELSDGPASYSCRPTSHHLRASFQGRRSYSEVADPSAYQRPPRFTLDPVSTLPKPRPYVDSYHKQQQQQQQQQQQQQHGGSQHMLVQRQSSQSGVGGDGGLAESPRLTRELSFHHSDVSHLHFEPQPSPAPLHPSPQPPQSSEDEEEWSCPHPISPPRTLGVSSPSSSSRGPASCSAFPIPSRPNTLSCHPPGYLHAEHAQSWPSINLWMETEEEGDVRSCPLCQLIFPVGYPDDALIKHIDSHLENSKI